A window of the Trichoderma asperellum chromosome 4, complete sequence genome harbors these coding sequences:
- a CDS encoding uncharacterized protein (TransMembrane:9 (o20-38i50-73o132-149i158-177o240-261i281-299o311-333i340-360o366-384i)), whose product MAVLDSGGSAIRAGSSGKPISLILLTVQNSAFILIMHFSRIMPPAGDHRYFPSTAVFLHEVIKLAVSLTLALYEASKTLAPSTPATVLFEQIYNAMFSADGWKLIIPGVFYTLQNILQYVAIENLDAVHFQVLYQLKILTTALFSVYLLSRPLGFKRWLALIVLTLGVSIVSLPGSTTTTDVPSADSLLLHGMPDHFFPRSRHELGHAVLDDAPAHLTRRSATYEGIDNDLHSLEPPMNYSVGVTAVLIAAAVSGLTGVYFEKILKENSSQASVWIRNLQLSFYSMIAALFGGVMWQDGSGIREHGFFEGYNAIVWATVILQAADGLLASLVIRDADNIIKNFATSISIILSFLVSVWVFEFKVTFTFLLGTVLVLLATYMYSVSEEVPLRGRPPAIRVAKFEKPAIEQLLTPLGTPRLGPSKHLGSVDPFDVKGVASTSSRPSSPMFARSGSRLAPQKEL is encoded by the exons ATGGCGGTGCTCGACAGCGGAGGCTCGGCAATCCGGGCTGGGAGCTCTGGAAAGCCAATCTCACTGATTCTG TTGACGGTCCAAAACTCGGCCTTTATTCTCATAATGCACTTCTCTCGCATCATGCCTCCAGCAGGCGACCATCGATACTTTCCCTCGACCGCCGTCTTCCTCCACGAGGTCATCAAGCTGGCTGTTTCCCTTACGCTGGCCCTGTACGAAGCATCCAAGACGCTGGCGCCCAGCACGCCTGCGACGGTGCTGTTTGAGCAGATATACAATGCCATGTTTTCGGCGGATGGGTGGAAGCTGATTATACCCGGGGTGTTTTACACGCTGCAGAACATCCTGCAGTATGTGGCGATAGAGAACTTGGATGCCGTGCATTTCCAGGTCCTGTACCAATTGAAG ATCCTCACCACTGCGCTTTTCAGCGTCTATCTCCTAAGTCGCCCGCTCGGCTTCAAGCGCTGGCTCGCTCTCATCGTCCTCACCCTCGGCGTCTCAATCGTCTCTCTTCCCGGCtcgaccaccaccaccgatgTGCCCAGCGCCgattcccttcttctccacggcATGCCCGACCACTTCTTCCCTCGATCTCGCCACGAGCTCGGCCACGCCGTTCTTGACGATGCCCCTGCGCATCTCACGCGTCGTTCCGCCACCTACGAAGGCATTGACAACGACCTTCACTCCCTTGAGCCTCCCATGAACTACTCCGTCGGTGTGACTGCAGTTCTCATCGCCGCAGCAGTCTCCGGCCTTACTGGAGTGTATTTCGAAAAGATTCTCAAGGAGAATTCTTCCCAGGCCAGTGTGTGGATACGAAACCTGCAGCTGAGCTTCTACTCCATGATAGCCGCTCTCTTTGGTGGCGTCATGTGGCAAGATGGGTCTGGTATCCGCGAGCATGGCTTTTTCGAGGGCTACAACGCTATAGTGTGGGCGACGGTCATCTTGCAGGCGGCGGACGGCTTGCTAGCCAGCTTGGTGATTAGAGACGCGGATAACATTATCAAAAACTTTGCTACGAGTATCAGTATCATACTGAGTTTTCTCGTCAGCGTATGGGTTTTTGAGTTCAAAGTCACCTTCACT TTCCTTCTAGGAACTGTGCTAGTGCTGCTAGCAACGTATATGTATAGTGTATCGGAAGAAGTCCCTCTTCGTGGCCGACCTCCTGCCATTAGGGTAGCAAAATTCGAAAAGCCTGCTATCGAACAGCTTCTTACGCCTCTGGGCACCCCTCGCCTAGGGCCCTCAAAACACCTCGGTTCCGTCGATCCATTTGACGTCAAGGGTGTGGCTTCGACATCCAGTCGGCCCAGCAGTCCGATGTTTGCTCGCTCAGGAAGTCGTCTGGCTCCGCAAAAGGAGCTGTGA